Below is a window of Actinomycetes bacterium DNA.
CGATCGCCAGGGCGCACACAACACCGGCGATGGCGCCGACCGCGATCGCCCCGAGCGGGCTCACCGACGAGCAGGACGGCGTGATCGCGACCAGGCCGGCCACCACACCCGACGCCGCGCCGAGCGACGTCGGGTGCCCGTCCCGGATCTTCTCGGTCGCGAGCCATGCCAGCGAGGCGGCCGCCGTGGCGACCATCGTGTTGACCCAGGTGACCGCGGCCGTGTTGTTCGCGCCGAGAGCCGAGCCGGCGTTGAAGCCGAACCAGCCGAACCACAGCAGCCCGGCCCCGAGCATCACCAGGGTGAGGTTGTGCGGGCGCATCGGGTCCTTGGCGAAGCCGATCCGCTTGCCGAGCACCAGCGCGAGGGCCAGGCCCGCGGCGCCGGCGTTGATGTGCACCGCCGTGCCACCGGCGAAGTCGATCGCCTTGAGCTGGTTGGCGATCCAACCGCCCCGCTCACCGGTCACCCCGTTGAAGGCGAAGACCCAGTGCGCCACCGGGAAGTAGACGACGGTCGCCCAGATCGCCGCGAAGACCATCCAGGCGCCGAACTTGGTTCGGTCCGCGATCGCGCCGGAGATCAGCGCGACGGTGATGATGGCAAAGACCGCCTGGAAGGCGACGAACGCCAGGATCGGGATGCCCGTGCCCGGGATCGCCTTCCCCGCGCTGTCTACGGCCTGCAGGATCACCGACGACGGGCTCATCGTGCCCTTGAGCCCCAGGTACTGGAACGGGTCCCCGACGAAGCCGCCCTTGGAGTTGCCGAACGCCATCGAGAAGCCGTACAGGACCCACAGCACGCTGATCAGGCCGAGAGCCCCGAAACTCATCATCATCATGTTGAGGACGCTCTTCGCGCGGACCATGCCGCCGTAGAAGAACGCCAGGCCTGGTGTCATGAGCAGCACGAGTGCTGCGCTGGCGAGGACCCAGGCGGTGTCCCCTGCGCTGACTTGCGGCATGATCACTCTCCCCTCGCCGACCCGGGCTGGTCCCGTGGTCGGAATCCGACGAGGGGAACTCTCAAAGACGCAG
It encodes the following:
- a CDS encoding ammonium transporter; this encodes MPQVSAGDTAWVLASAALVLLMTPGLAFFYGGMVRAKSVLNMMMMSFGALGLISVLWVLYGFSMAFGNSKGGFVGDPFQYLGLKGTMSPSSVILQAVDSAGKAIPGTGIPILAFVAFQAVFAIITVALISGAIADRTKFGAWMVFAAIWATVVYFPVAHWVFAFNGVTGERGGWIANQLKAIDFAGGTAVHINAGAAGLALALVLGKRIGFAKDPMRPHNLTLVMLGAGLLWFGWFGFNAGSALGANNTAAVTWVNTMVATAAASLAWLATEKIRDGHPTSLGAASGVVAGLVAITPSCSSVSPLGAIAVGAIAGVVCALAIGLKYKLGYDDSLDVVGVHLVGGIVGTLLIGFLATDAAPAGVNGLFYGGGLNQLWRQAVAAGAVLVYSFVLAYIIGLAIDKTMGFRVSKDDEVQGVDLTVHAETAYDFGSMGGGSGFRPLVGAAAPSSAGGTTTLPDTDTERVDA